One Campylobacter sp. RM16192 genomic region harbors:
- the rplC gene encoding 50S ribosomal protein L3: MEYIVEKIGMSRTISVPSTPVTLLKLVETKVCEVGENNRAIVAYAKGKAKNKAIAGQQKKYNLSAEYNKFATLTVANSEAGDLDVSPLSSAAVIKVSFDSKGRGYQGVVKRHGFGGGPKSHGSRFHRRHGSIGNCEWPGRVQPGMKMAGHMGDVKVTVKNEVVSFDSENGILVLKGSVPGHNGAMGRVRIVK; encoded by the coding sequence ATGGAATATATCGTAGAAAAAATAGGCATGAGTAGGACGATTTCGGTTCCTAGCACACCAGTTACACTTCTAAAACTTGTAGAAACTAAAGTTTGCGAAGTAGGTGAAAACAACCGCGCAATCGTTGCTTATGCAAAAGGTAAAGCAAAGAACAAAGCTATAGCAGGTCAGCAAAAGAAATACAATCTTTCAGCTGAGTACAACAAATTTGCCACTTTAACAGTTGCAAATAGCGAAGCAGGCGATCTTGACGTAAGCCCGCTAAGTTCAGCTGCTGTTATCAAAGTTAGCTTTGATTCAAAGGGTAGAGGTTATCAAGGTGTTGTTAAAAGACACGGATTTGGTGGCGGACCAAAAAGTCACGGTTCACGTTTCCACAGACGCCACGGATCAATCGGTAACTGCGAATGGCCGGGACGTGTTCAACCTGGTATGAAAATGGCCGGACACATGGGCGATGTGAAAGTAACTGTTAAAAACGAAGTTGTAAGTTTTGATAGCGAGAACGGAATTTTGGTTTTAAAAGGCTCAGTTCCTGGACACAATGGCGCAATGGGTAGAGTAAGGATAGTAAAATGA
- the rplD gene encoding 50S ribosomal protein L4: MSKVCVLNEKFEKAGDLDLPANYAEVNPHNLYLYVKSYLAGIRANTAHTKTRAFVSGGGKKPWRQKGRGGARAGSTRTNVWVGGAVSFGPLNNRNYFQKINKKQKKLALECALAQKANEGKIFAVDSISIESGKTKDAAKIIDALNLRDALIVKDLLDDKTLLAFRNMANCYLVDASEVNAYLVSVFGAVIIEKAALETITKEG; the protein is encoded by the coding sequence ATGAGTAAAGTTTGCGTATTAAACGAGAAATTTGAAAAGGCTGGAGATTTAGATCTTCCTGCAAACTATGCAGAGGTAAATCCACATAACCTTTATCTATATGTTAAATCTTACCTTGCAGGTATCCGCGCAAATACAGCTCACACTAAGACTCGTGCTTTTGTAAGCGGTGGCGGTAAGAAGCCATGGAGACAAAAGGGTCGTGGCGGTGCTCGTGCAGGCTCAACTAGAACTAACGTATGGGTAGGCGGTGCAGTATCTTTTGGACCATTGAATAATAGAAATTATTTCCAAAAAATTAATAAAAAACAAAAGAAATTAGCTCTTGAGTGCGCACTAGCACAAAAGGCTAACGAAGGCAAAATTTTCGCAGTTGATAGTATATCTATAGAAAGCGGAAAGACAAAAGACGCGGCGAAAATTATTGACGCTTTAAATTTAAGAGATGCGTTGATAGTTAAAGATTTGCTTGATGATAAGACGCTACTAGCATTTAGAAATATGGCAAATTGCTATTTAGTAGATGCAAGCGAAGTAAACGCTTATCTAGTATCTGTATTTGGTGCGGTTATCATTGAAAAAGCAGCACTTGAAACTATAACAAAAGAGGGCTAA
- a CDS encoding 50S ribosomal protein L23 → MADITDIKTILYTEKTLGLQEQGVVVIQTSPKMTKNRLKEILKEYFGVTPLSVNSLRMDGKVKRFKGQTGQRKDIKKFYVKLPEGSALASVEA, encoded by the coding sequence ATGGCAGATATAACTGATATCAAAACAATTTTATATACAGAAAAAACTCTTGGCCTTCAAGAACAAGGTGTCGTAGTTATTCAAACTTCACCAAAAATGACTAAAAATAGGCTAAAAGAAATTTTAAAAGAGTATTTTGGAGTAACGCCACTTAGCGTAAATTCACTTAGAATGGACGGAAAAGTTAAGCGTTTCAAAGGACAAACAGGACAACGCAAAGATATAAAGAAATTTTATGTTAAGTTGCCTGAAGGTTCAGCTCTAGCAAGTGTGGAGGCGTAA
- the rplB gene encoding 50S ribosomal protein L2: MAIRTYKPYTPSRRFMTGLSSEDITAKPSVRSLLVKLPATGGRNNNGRITSRHKQAGAKKLYRIIDFKRRKFGIEGKVEAIEYDPNRNCRIALIAYKDGEKRYIIRPNGLNIGDIVSAAEDGLDIKPGNAMKLKNIPVGTIVHNVELKPGKGGQIARSAGGYAQLMGKEEKYVILRLPSGEMRQILAECMASVGVIGNEDWANITIGKAGRNRHRGIRPQTRGSAMNPVDHPHGGGEGKKNSGRHPVTPWGKPTKGAKTRRKKASDKLIISRRKGK, translated from the coding sequence ATGGCAATAAGAACATATAAACCATATACACCTAGTCGTAGATTTATGACTGGTCTTAGCAGTGAAGATATCACAGCTAAACCAAGCGTTAGAAGTTTGCTTGTAAAACTTCCTGCAACAGGCGGTAGAAATAATAACGGAAGAATTACTTCAAGGCATAAACAGGCCGGTGCTAAAAAGCTATACAGAATTATCGACTTCAAAAGACGCAAATTTGGTATCGAAGGCAAGGTTGAGGCTATTGAGTATGACCCAAATAGAAACTGCCGTATAGCACTTATTGCTTATAAAGATGGCGAGAAACGCTATATCATTAGACCAAATGGACTAAATATAGGCGATATCGTATCTGCAGCTGAAGATGGTCTTGATATAAAACCAGGTAACGCAATGAAGCTTAAAAATATTCCTGTGGGAACAATCGTTCATAACGTTGAGCTTAAACCTGGCAAAGGCGGACAGATAGCAAGATCTGCAGGCGGATATGCTCAGCTAATGGGTAAAGAGGAAAAATATGTCATCTTAAGACTTCCAAGTGGCGAGATGAGACAAATTTTAGCAGAGTGTATGGCAAGCGTTGGCGTTATCGGTAATGAAGACTGGGCTAACATAACTATCGGTAAAGCAGGTAGAAATCGCCACAGAGGAATTCGCCCTCAAACTCGTGGTTCAGCTATGAACCCAGTAGATCACCCACACGGTGGTGGTGAAGGTAAGAAAAATTCAGGCCGTCATCCAGTAACTCCATGGGGTAAACCAACAAAAGGTGCTAAGACTCGCCGCAAAAAAGCTAGCGATAAGCTAATTATTTCAAGAAGGAAAGGAAAATAG
- the rpsS gene encoding 30S ribosomal protein S19 has protein sequence MARSLKKGPFVDGHVMKKVVAAKKANDNKPIKTWSRRSTIVPEMIGLTFNVHNGKSFIPVYVTENHIGYKLGEFAPTRTFKGHKGSVQKKIGK, from the coding sequence ATGGCTAGATCACTCAAAAAAGGTCCTTTCGTAGACGGACATGTAATGAAAAAAGTTGTTGCTGCTAAAAAAGCCAACGACAACAAGCCGATCAAAACATGGTCAAGACGCAGTACGATTGTGCCTGAAATGATTGGACTAACATTTAATGTCCACAATGGTAAAAGTTTCATTCCAGTATATGTTACAGAAAATCATATCGGATACAAACTAGGCGAATTTGCTCCAACACGCACATTTAAGGGCCATAAAGGTTCAGTGCAAAAGAAAATAGGCAAATAA
- the rplV gene encoding 50S ribosomal protein L22: MSKAIIKFVRLSPTKTRLIANEVQGMSAELALASLSFMPNRGAKFIANAISSAVANGGFEPEEVVVKSCRVDAGPVLKRFRPRARGSASRIRKPTSHILVEVSKPEKKEA; encoded by the coding sequence ATGAGTAAAGCAATTATAAAATTCGTAAGACTATCTCCAACTAAAACAAGATTGATAGCAAATGAGGTTCAGGGAATGAGTGCTGAGCTTGCACTTGCAAGCCTTAGCTTTATGCCAAACCGTGGCGCTAAATTTATAGCAAATGCAATCAGCTCGGCTGTTGCAAATGGCGGTTTTGAGCCTGAAGAGGTAGTTGTGAAAAGCTGCCGTGTGGATGCGGGTCCTGTATTAAAAAGATTTAGACCAAGAGCAAGAGGAAGCGCGAGCAGAATTCGCAAGCCTACTTCTCACATTTTGGTAGAAGTATCTAAACCTGAAAAGAAGGAAGCATAA
- the rpsC gene encoding 30S ribosomal protein S3, translated as MGQKVNPIGLRLGINRNWESRWFPTKGSMVENIGEDYKIRAFLKKKLYYAGISQIVIERTAKKIRVTVVAARPGIIIGKKGSDVEKLKEDIQKLINKEVNVNIKEERKAQSSAQLAAENVAMQLEKRVAFRRAMKKVIQAAQKSGAKGIKISVAGRLGGAEMARTEWYLEGRVPLHTLRAKIDYGFAEAHTTYGNIGIKVWIFKGEVLQKGVQVEKNEEEAPKKTRRARRGK; from the coding sequence ATGGGACAGAAAGTAAATCCGATCGGTTTAAGACTAGGAATCAACCGCAACTGGGAGTCAAGATGGTTTCCTACTAAAGGAAGTATGGTAGAAAATATTGGCGAAGACTATAAAATTCGTGCATTTTTGAAGAAAAAACTATACTATGCTGGAATTTCACAAATTGTAATAGAAAGAACAGCTAAGAAGATAAGAGTGACTGTAGTGGCAGCTCGCCCTGGAATCATTATTGGCAAAAAAGGCTCAGATGTTGAGAAGCTAAAAGAGGATATCCAAAAGCTAATCAATAAAGAGGTTAATGTAAATATTAAAGAAGAGAGAAAAGCTCAATCTTCTGCTCAACTTGCTGCAGAAAATGTTGCAATGCAGCTTGAAAAACGTGTTGCATTTAGACGTGCAATGAAAAAAGTAATCCAAGCTGCTCAAAAATCTGGCGCTAAAGGTATTAAAATTTCAGTTGCTGGACGTCTAGGCGGCGCTGAGATGGCAAGAACAGAGTGGTATTTGGAGGGTCGTGTGCCTCTTCATACACTAAGAGCGAAGATTGATTATGGCTTCGCAGAGGCGCATACTACTTATGGAAATATAGGTATTAAAGTGTGGATATTTAAAGGCGAAGTTCTTCAAAAAGGCGTTCAAGTCGAGAAGAATGAGGAAGAGGCGCCTAAGAAAACACGCAGAGCAAGAAGGGGTAAATAA
- the rplP gene encoding 50S ribosomal protein L16 — MLMPKRTKFRKQMKGRNRGKATRGIDLAMGEVGIKAVEAGRVNSRQIEAARQALTRHVKRQAKIWIRVFPDKPLTKKPLQTRMGKGKAGVEEWVMNIKPGRIIYELAGVNEELAREALTLAMHKLPFKTKIVTRESENEIY; from the coding sequence ATGTTGATGCCAAAACGAACAAAATTTCGCAAACAGATGAAAGGTCGCAACCGCGGTAAGGCTACTCGTGGTATAGATCTTGCAATGGGTGAAGTAGGCATAAAGGCTGTTGAGGCTGGACGCGTAAATTCACGCCAAATCGAAGCTGCTCGTCAAGCTCTTACACGTCATGTAAAGAGACAGGCTAAAATTTGGATTAGAGTTTTCCCTGATAAGCCACTAACTAAAAAGCCACTTCAAACTCGTATGGGTAAAGGTAAGGCAGGTGTAGAAGAGTGGGTTATGAACATTAAGCCTGGCAGAATCATTTATGAGTTGGCAGGAGTTAATGAGGAACTTGCACGCGAGGCGCTTACGCTGGCTATGCACAAGTTGCCATTTAAGACAAAAATTGTAACGCGAGAGAGTGAAAATGAAATATACTGA
- the rpmC gene encoding 50S ribosomal protein L29: protein MKYTDLKDKSVVELNALLKEKKVLLFTLRQKLKTMQLSNPNEIRAVKKEIAQINTAISATK, encoded by the coding sequence ATGAAATATACTGATTTAAAAGATAAGAGCGTAGTAGAGCTAAACGCGTTATTGAAAGAGAAAAAGGTGCTTTTATTTACATTAAGACAAAAGCTAAAGACTATGCAGTTAAGCAACCCTAACGAGATCCGTGCTGTTAAAAAAGAGATAGCACAGATCAATACTGCAATTAGTGCAACAAAATAA
- the rpsQ gene encoding 30S ribosomal protein S17 yields the protein MAFKREIQGVVLQKAGDKTATILVERRVMHPRYHKFVKRFKKYMIHDEKNETKAGDTVVAVECRPLSARKSFRLKAVLAKGVE from the coding sequence ATGGCATTTAAAAGAGAAATCCAAGGTGTTGTTTTACAAAAAGCTGGAGATAAAACAGCTACTATTTTGGTAGAAAGACGTGTTATGCACCCAAGATACCATAAATTTGTAAAACGCTTTAAGAAATATATGATTCATGATGAGAAAAACGAAACAAAAGCAGGAGATACTGTTGTTGCAGTTGAGTGCAGACCACTTTCAGCACGCAAAAGTTTTCGTCTAAAAGCTGTATTAGCAAAGGGAGTTGAGTAA
- the rplN gene encoding 50S ribosomal protein L14: protein MIQSFTRLAVADNSGAKELMCIKVLGGSKRRYATLGDVIICSVKKALPNGKIKKGQVVKAVVVRTKKEVQRENGSLIRFDENAAVILDNKREPIGTRIFGPVGREVRYANFMKIVSLAPEVL from the coding sequence ATGATTCAAAGTTTTACAAGACTTGCAGTTGCTGATAATAGCGGTGCAAAAGAGCTAATGTGTATAAAAGTTTTAGGCGGAAGCAAAAGAAGATATGCAACACTTGGTGATGTTATTATTTGCTCTGTTAAAAAAGCTCTTCCAAACGGAAAGATCAAGAAAGGTCAAGTTGTAAAAGCGGTCGTAGTAAGAACTAAAAAAGAGGTTCAAAGAGAAAACGGCTCGCTAATTAGATTTGACGAGAATGCAGCGGTAATCTTAGATAACAAAAGAGAGCCTATAGGAACTCGTATCTTCGGACCTGTTGGTCGTGAGGTTAGATATGCTAACTTTATGAAGATTGTTTCACTTGCTCCGGAGGTGTTATAA
- the rplX gene encoding 50S ribosomal protein L24, with amino-acid sequence MANVKFKVKKGDTVKIIAGDDKGKTGKILSVLAKKGQVIVEGCKVAKKAIKPSEKTPNGGFINKEMPIDISNVAKVEG; translated from the coding sequence ATGGCTAATGTAAAATTCAAAGTTAAAAAGGGCGATACCGTAAAGATTATTGCAGGTGATGACAAGGGCAAAACAGGCAAAATTTTATCGGTTCTTGCTAAAAAAGGACAAGTTATCGTTGAGGGTTGCAAAGTAGCTAAAAAGGCTATCAAACCAAGCGAAAAGACTCCAAACGGTGGCTTTATAAATAAAGAGATGCCAATTGATATCTCAAATGTTGCGAAGGTTGAGGGTTAA
- the rplE gene encoding 50S ribosomal protein L5 → MNRLKVKYSETIKPALAKEFDIKNPMLIPAIEKIVISVGAGESAKDQKLLQNMADTISLIAGQKAVVTDAKKSVAGFKVREGFPVGVKVTLRKEQMYAFLDKLITIALPRVKDFRGLPKNGFDGRGNYSFGLDEQLMFPEVEYDKILRTHGMNITVVTTTNSDKEAFKLLELFGLPFAKGK, encoded by the coding sequence ATGAATAGATTAAAAGTAAAATATAGCGAAACCATTAAGCCAGCTTTAGCAAAAGAATTTGATATCAAAAATCCTATGCTTATCCCAGCGATTGAAAAGATCGTTATTAGTGTAGGTGCAGGCGAATCTGCAAAAGATCAAAAGCTACTTCAAAATATGGCTGATACGATTTCGTTAATTGCTGGACAAAAAGCGGTTGTGACCGATGCTAAAAAGTCAGTTGCTGGCTTTAAAGTTCGTGAGGGATTTCCTGTAGGAGTGAAAGTAACTCTTAGAAAAGAGCAAATGTATGCATTTTTAGATAAGCTTATTACTATTGCTCTTCCTAGAGTTAAGGACTTCAGAGGTCTTCCTAAAAATGGATTTGATGGACGCGGTAACTATAGCTTCGGTTTAGACGAGCAGCTAATGTTTCCTGAGGTTGAGTATGATAAGATTCTGCGCACTCACGGTATGAATATTACAGTTGTTACTACAACAAATAGCGATAAAGAGGCATTCAAATTGTTAGAACTATTTGGTTTGCCATTTGCAAAAGGAAAGTAA
- a CDS encoding type Z 30S ribosomal protein S14, which yields MAKKSMIAKAARTPKFIVRGYTRCQICGRPHSVYRDFGICRVCLRKMANEGLIPGLKKASW from the coding sequence ATGGCAAAGAAATCAATGATTGCAAAAGCAGCGCGCACTCCTAAATTTATAGTGCGCGGATATACAAGGTGCCAAATTTGCGGACGCCCACACTCTGTTTATAGAGATTTTGGAATTTGTCGTGTATGTCTAAGAAAAATGGCTAACGAAGGACTAATTCCAGGTCTTAAAAAAGCAAGCTGGTAA
- the rpsH gene encoding 30S ribosomal protein S8, with the protein MLNDLISDGLTRIRNASMRRLETTKLLHSNVVEATLAILAAEGYIESYNVVEEDKKKFINVVLKYDERGRGVINELKRVSKPGRRVYKGKEDIKRFKNGYGTIIVSTSKGVLSNQDAHKAGVGGEIICTVW; encoded by the coding sequence ATGTTGAATGATTTAATATCTGATGGACTAACACGTATCAGAAATGCTTCTATGAGAAGACTTGAAACAACTAAATTGCTTCACTCAAACGTTGTAGAAGCAACTTTGGCTATCTTGGCTGCAGAAGGCTATATAGAGAGCTATAATGTGGTTGAAGAGGATAAGAAAAAATTTATAAATGTTGTTTTAAAGTATGATGAGCGTGGAAGAGGCGTTATAAACGAACTAAAAAGAGTTTCAAAACCTGGTCGTCGTGTCTATAAAGGCAAAGAGGATATCAAGAGATTTAAAAACGGTTACGGAACTATTATAGTTAGTACAAGTAAAGGTGTTTTAAGCAACCAAGACGCACATAAAGCCGGAGTTGGTGGCGAGATCATCTGCACTGTGTGGTAA
- the rplF gene encoding 50S ribosomal protein L6 codes for MSRIGKQPIAIPNGLDVSVEGNLLKFKKGNNTKELDTKGHVDVKVENGSIVFSPKGEDRQSRAYWGTYRALANNIVTGLTDGFIRKLEINGVGYKAAAKGNVLELTLGFSHPVNHEVPKGVEVSVEKNIITIKGDDKQVVGQIAAQVRGYRPPEPYKGKGIKYVEERIIRKAGKTSKK; via the coding sequence ATGTCACGTATAGGTAAACAGCCGATAGCTATTCCAAATGGACTAGATGTCAGCGTAGAAGGAAATTTGCTTAAATTTAAAAAAGGCAATAATACAAAAGAACTTGACACAAAAGGTCATGTTGATGTTAAGGTAGAAAATGGCTCAATCGTATTTTCTCCTAAAGGCGAAGATAGACAAAGTAGAGCATACTGGGGCACATACAGAGCGCTAGCTAATAATATCGTTACAGGTCTTACGGACGGATTTATTCGTAAGCTTGAGATAAATGGTGTTGGATATAAAGCAGCGGCAAAAGGCAATGTGCTTGAGCTAACTCTTGGTTTTTCACACCCTGTAAATCACGAAGTTCCAAAAGGTGTTGAAGTAAGCGTAGAGAAAAATATCATCACAATTAAAGGCGATGATAAGCAAGTAGTAGGACAAATCGCAGCTCAAGTTAGAGGCTACCGCCCACCTGAGCCATACAAAGGCAAGGGTATTAAATACGTAGAAGAGCGTATTATCCGCAAAGCCGGTAAAACATCTAAGAAGTAA
- the rplR gene encoding 50S ribosomal protein L18: protein MTANVLKRKLALRIKRKKRIRAKISGTTTLPRVSIFKSNRTLYVQAIDDVAAVTIAAADGRKLGVKANKDGAAVLAKEFAKTLKGKGIEEAIFDRNGYLYHGVVAAFADALRENGIKL from the coding sequence ATGACAGCAAATGTATTAAAAAGAAAATTGGCTCTTAGAATCAAGAGAAAAAAAAGAATCAGAGCAAAAATTTCTGGCACAACAACATTGCCAAGAGTTTCTATTTTTAAGTCAAATAGAACACTTTACGTTCAAGCTATAGATGATGTTGCTGCGGTTACTATTGCGGCAGCTGACGGAAGAAAACTTGGTGTAAAAGCCAATAAAGATGGCGCAGCTGTTTTGGCAAAAGAATTTGCAAAAACATTAAAAGGCAAGGGAATAGAAGAGGCGATATTCGATAGAAACGGCTATTTGTATCACGGCGTTGTAGCGGCTTTTGCTGACGCTTTGAGAGAAAACGGCATAAAACTATAA
- the rpsE gene encoding 30S ribosomal protein S5: MEKYNREEFEEVIVDIGRVTKVVKGGRRFRFTALIVVGNRNGLVGFGFGKAKEVPDAIRKAVDDAFKNIINVKLKGSTIPHDIEVKYNASKILLRPASEGTGVIAGGSTRPILELAGIKDILTKSLGSNNSANVVRATIKALSMLKS, encoded by the coding sequence ATGGAAAAGTATAATAGAGAAGAATTTGAAGAAGTAATCGTCGATATCGGTCGGGTTACGAAAGTTGTTAAAGGTGGTCGTAGATTTAGATTTACTGCTCTTATAGTTGTTGGTAATAGAAACGGACTTGTAGGCTTTGGCTTTGGTAAAGCTAAAGAGGTTCCTGATGCCATTAGAAAAGCAGTTGATGATGCTTTCAAAAACATTATTAACGTTAAACTTAAAGGTTCAACTATTCCTCACGATATAGAGGTTAAATACAATGCAAGTAAAATTCTACTTCGCCCAGCAAGCGAAGGTACAGGTGTTATAGCCGGTGGTTCAACTCGCCCTATTCTAGAGCTTGCAGGTATTAAGGATATCTTGACAAAATCACTTGGCTCAAACAACTCTGCAAACGTTGTTCGCGCTACAATCAAAGCATTAAGTATGCTTAAAAGCTAA
- the rplO gene encoding 50S ribosomal protein L15 — MGLEKLTPATGSTRETKRLGRGQGSGQGKTAGKGHKGQRARKGYNEKRGFEGGQQPLQRRLPKVGFASKFEKPYVINVEKITAVKELGEITIASIATVHKISRSVTKIKLIGASAKTLVSKIKDENVIVSGRA; from the coding sequence ATGGGACTTGAAAAATTAACTCCTGCTACCGGTTCAACTCGCGAAACTAAGAGATTAGGACGCGGTCAAGGTAGCGGTCAAGGTAAAACTGCAGGAAAAGGACATAAGGGTCAAAGAGCTAGAAAAGGCTACAATGAAAAGAGAGGTTTTGAAGGTGGACAACAACCGCTTCAAAGACGTCTTCCTAAGGTAGGTTTTGCTTCTAAATTTGAAAAACCTTATGTTATCAACGTTGAGAAAATTACAGCGGTAAAAGAGCTTGGCGAAATTACAATCGCTTCAATCGCTACTGTTCATAAAATTTCAAGAAGCGTTACAAAAATAAAACTAATTGGAGCGAGCGCAAAAACTCTTGTTTCAAAGATCAAAGACGAGAACGTTATCGTTAGCGGACGTGCATAA
- the secY gene encoding preprotein translocase subunit SecY: MNKTLTNKILITLAFLFAYRILAYVPVPGVNADVIKEFFDSNSSNALGLFNMFSGKAAERLSIISLGIMPYITASIVMELLAATFPNLGKMKKDRDGMQKYMQIIRYATIGITVVQAIGVSIGLQGLSGRGGEQAIMLDMNLFIAIAAASMLAGTMMLMWIGEQITQRGIGNGISLIIFAGIVSGIPSAIGGTVNLVNTGELNFLVVIGILLVILATVGIVIFVEMGERRIPVSYSRKVVMENQNKRIMNYIPIKVNLSGVIPPIFASAILMFPSTILQASTNKYIQAINDFLNPNGYFFNFLTFLLVVFFAYFYASIVFNAKDISENLKRQGGFIPGIRPGEGTAGYLNEIASRLTFGGAIYLGLISTLPWVLVKFMGVPFYFGGTSVLIVVSVALDTMRRIEAQIYMNKYQTLSAVGL, encoded by the coding sequence ATGAATAAAACATTGACCAACAAGATATTAATCACGTTGGCATTTTTGTTTGCTTACAGGATACTGGCCTATGTGCCGGTTCCTGGCGTTAATGCCGATGTAATTAAGGAGTTTTTTGATTCAAATAGCTCTAATGCATTAGGATTATTTAATATGTTTAGCGGTAAGGCCGCTGAAAGATTAAGCATAATATCGCTTGGTATTATGCCATACATTACAGCTTCCATTGTTATGGAGCTCTTAGCTGCTACATTCCCAAATTTAGGCAAGATGAAAAAAGATCGCGACGGTATGCAAAAGTATATGCAGATCATTCGCTATGCCACAATCGGCATAACAGTAGTTCAAGCAATCGGTGTTAGTATCGGACTTCAGGGCTTAAGTGGAAGAGGTGGTGAGCAGGCTATAATGCTAGATATGAATCTATTTATAGCTATTGCGGCAGCTTCAATGCTAGCAGGAACTATGATGCTTATGTGGATAGGCGAGCAGATAACCCAAAGAGGAATAGGAAACGGTATAAGTCTTATTATCTTTGCAGGTATCGTATCGGGAATCCCATCTGCTATTGGCGGAACTGTAAATCTTGTAAATACAGGCGAATTAAATTTCTTAGTTGTTATAGGAATTTTGCTTGTTATTTTGGCAACCGTAGGTATAGTTATCTTTGTTGAGATGGGCGAAAGACGTATCCCTGTCTCTTACTCCAGAAAAGTTGTAATGGAAAACCAAAATAAGCGTATAATGAACTACATCCCTATAAAAGTAAATTTAAGCGGTGTTATCCCGCCTATCTTTGCTAGTGCTATATTGATGTTTCCAAGTACGATTTTACAGGCAAGCACAAACAAATATATCCAGGCAATAAACGACTTTTTAAATCCGAACGGATACTTTTTTAACTTTTTAACATTCTTGCTTGTAGTGTTTTTTGCATATTTTTACGCTTCAATTGTATTTAACGCAAAAGATATTAGCGAAAATTTAAAAAGACAGGGTGGATTTATACCTGGAATTAGGCCTGGTGAGGGAACTGCAGGGTATCTAAATGAGATTGCATCGCGCTTGACATTCGGAGGTGCTATATATTTGGGACTTATCTCAACTTTGCCTTGGGTTTTGGTTAAATTTATGGGTGTGCCTTTTTATTTCGGTGGAACATCAGTTTTGATTGTTGTTTCTGTTGCACTTGATACAATGAGAAGGATTGAGGCTCAAATTTATATGAACAAATACCAAACTCTAAGTGCGGTAGGCTTATAA
- the map gene encoding type I methionyl aminopeptidase, with amino-acid sequence MAISLKKPAEIEKLRAANQIVARTLDYVEGIIKPGMSLLEIDKICDDMICAAGAKPAFKGLYGFPNAACISLNEVVIHGIPNKTILKEGDIVGVDIGSNLNGFFGDSARTFAVGQISKEDEALIACSKDALYFAIDIIRDGMHFKELSYELEKFILARGFVPLRGFCGHGIGKRPHEEPEVPNYLEGNNPKAGPKIKNGMVFCIEPMICQKDGTPVIGSDKWKVTSKDGLRTSHYEHCVAVINGRAEILSKA; translated from the coding sequence ATGGCGATTTCGCTTAAAAAACCGGCTGAAATTGAAAAGCTTCGAGCGGCAAATCAAATTGTCGCTCGCACGCTTGATTATGTTGAAGGTATCATAAAGCCGGGAATGTCACTTCTTGAGATTGATAAAATTTGCGACGATATGATATGTGCTGCCGGCGCAAAGCCTGCTTTTAAAGGACTTTACGGCTTTCCAAATGCAGCCTGCATAAGTTTAAATGAGGTAGTTATACACGGCATTCCTAATAAAACAATTCTAAAAGAAGGCGATATAGTAGGTGTTGATATCGGCTCAAATTTAAACGGCTTTTTTGGTGACTCTGCTCGAACTTTTGCAGTTGGGCAAATTTCAAAAGAGGATGAAGCTCTGATAGCTTGTTCTAAAGATGCGCTTTATTTTGCGATTGACATCATAAGAGATGGAATGCATTTTAAAGAGCTTAGTTATGAGCTTGAGAAATTTATTCTTGCAAGAGGGTTTGTGCCGTTAAGAGGATTTTGCGGACACGGCATAGGTAAGCGCCCACATGAAGAGCCTGAAGTGCCAAACTATTTAGAGGGCAACAACCCAAAAGCTGGACCAAAGATTAAAAACGGAATGGTTTTTTGTATAGAGCCGATGATATGCCAAAAAGACGGAACCCCGGTTATTGGAAGTGACAAATGGAAAGTAACTAGTAAGGATGGGTTAAGAACTAGCCACTATGAGCACTGTGTTGCTGTGATCAACGGAAGAGCTGAAATTTTAAGTAAAGCGTAA